DNA sequence from the Harpia harpyja isolate bHarHar1 chromosome 2, bHarHar1 primary haplotype, whole genome shotgun sequence genome:
CGCCTAATCGTGAGACGGGACCCGCTCCTGAAGAGCGTTATTGCTTGAAGTATGCCGCAGAGGCCGAGTGGCGTGGACCCATGGCCGGAGTGGTCCCGTGGGTAGGAACTAGAGCCGGATCTCCCTCCCCTCCTAATGGGAGGCTTTCTTCAGTATGGGTGGGAGGGGACAGTTAAGGCCTTTCAGACGTTAAACGGGCCACCTCAGAAGACGGCTATTGTAAAAGGATTCTTTCAATTATCTTTCTAATTACCCAGGAAGATACATAAGAACAGGCTTTGGTAAGTTTTCTGGGCTTTTAAAGTCTAAAGGGCATAGACTTGTCTGCAGCATTTTGAATTCTTAGTCGAGGCTGGACTGCCTAGCAGGCTCTTTACCTGATCTGTGCTGACTAGCCAACGTTCCACATCTGTCTTGAATAGATTCAATCTTCTATTTAGGCTGTATCTCTTATATGTATTCCTCCAGCCACTAATACAGTTCTGGGCCAAAGCAGAAGTTTGTTGCTAGTTTTAccactgttttaaaaaacaacaacaaaagaaacccccaaaccctaaaaaATGGATACAAATATTTTAGGCCCAAGTCTGAAGATGTAAAAGCAGTGCTATATAATTTCAGCTAATTTAAAGGTAGTGATAGTTCATGCAGGAGGGACAAAGCCACTGCTGTGCTTGGAAAACTGAAATCCTTTTAGCTTTTATTAGCTACACCAAACTTAATCAGATTATCTGTAATAAACACTTGGCCCTGGATtgtgttgtgttgggttttttgtggattttttttttaacaggtgtTTCAGAGCTATTTAGTTGGACAAATGGATGCCTTCTCTCACCTTAGGGACCAACAAGGAGATTGGTGAACTTGTATCTCTGTCAGTCCAAaagttatttcctcttttttaatgGATGGTGATCCATTTAAAGTGTTCAGCATATTTTCACAGGCTGCATCTAGGGAATAATCAATGTAGGGTGAATGTTGTTCTCTGTCACAATGTGAAAAAGCAAACAGTTATTGCTTGTGGGTTCTTCTGGGCAGGGCATTCTCAATATGGGAAATCTGTGTAACTATACCTACATTCTCCCCCATGGCCCCCTAAAAAAAGGCTGGGTAGGAGATAATGTGACTGCAGAATATTGTACTCTGGTTATGCCTTTCTAGTTCAACAGCATACAAAGGACCTTACTCTGTGCTTTTCAGGAGCAGAGTGTGAGatttccaccaccccccccatcaGGGCAACAGGCAAATGATGCAGTTGAAGATGCAGGGAAACAAAGCTTGTGTAGCATTCTTGGTAGCTGGAATGGTAGTATTGAGAAAAAATAGGTTAAGTGATTTACTGGACAGGCAGAGTAGTGATTTTTATCTTCCCCTAGTAAAAGTCTGGAACAGAACAAAATGCTGTTGGCTCCTGTTGTCATACAGGTTTCAGAATTTATAGTAAAAAGCGGCCGTTCGTGCTTAAGGAACTGTTTCAAGatgtcaacaggaaaaaaaatcactgtgaacAATGTTGAGATAATATCTATGCCTTCCATTTAGCACAAGCTTGAATCATTTCACAACTGTACAATGCAGacaaatttaaaaatgaaagtcagTTTGTGAAACACAGGTCTTTAGTAAGAGATAGATTGTACTGCATATCTTCTTGCTTTAGAAGTAAATAGTTTAGTATCATTCATAAATTCCCTGGGCTGTTCAAACAAAATCCATAAGTTGTTTCTGAAAGAACCAGTACTGTATCTAACACTGCATCAGGTTTCACTGTCAGTTCTACTAATCTACTTCCTTCCACATTAgcaatttctctgtcttttctgtataGATCTAGCATAACTTTTGGtctggaaaatattattttgaaatccAGCAATACAGAACAATAGAGTACAGACTAAGACTGGCTTATAAGGCATTTGTTAATCTCATATTTGGGTTCATTAAACTTGCTTCGAAGAATTAAATTTTATGAAAGATTCACAGCAACTCATCCAGTTATTTTGCGTGACTTGCAAGAAGAAAAGCTTAGAAGTCAAACTGCAAGCCACTCATTACTAGTTGCTTAAAAATATCATGTGATGCACTAAACAGTAGGTCACCTATTCTGAAAAGTTCAGCCTTGATTTAAAATGCAACTTTTGCTGTAATTTGTTTTGGTAATAGGAAAAGCATTTTGAGTGGTTTAAGTTGATTTAAATCCTGATTGTAAATTTGATATTGTGTAACTTCAGTTGTCATACTCTTTTTATAACTATGTCTACCTGAAAGTGTAATACCAAACCTTTAGATGAATAagaaggggaaggcagaggaCCTGGATATCCTGATTCCAGAGTTATATATCATGATATATAATGATTATATGAATTCTAAGTTTCTTCCTGTGATACAATAAGCTATTGCTTTGGTTAGTAGACTAGGGTTTTAGAACTACTGGTAAGGACTCTTAacagaaattcctgctttttcAGATGAAGGCAGGATCTGGACTATCCACACTCCAGCAGTTGTGGTCCCCTTTCTTGGGttatcctttctttttccagtggctaaaataagcttgctttttcttagaatttgagaattttttcttgcaACAGATTGTGATCTTAAACATTGATTTGATGACCAAGTGCAACATGAATAAAATATCTGATCTAGCCCACTAGGGAATACTATAATTAAAATTTGTACTATTTCTCATCAGTTAGAAATACATTTCTATATTTTCTTGAGCATGTTCCATCTTGTGTAATTATTcttattatctttattttatagAAGCGCTAAAAGAAATAGATGATGTCTATGAAAAATACAAGTCTGAAAATGATCCTGTTCAGAAGAAACGcttgcagcagcatcttcagcGTGCATTAATCAACAGCCAAGAACTTGGAGATGAAAAAATTCAAATAGTTACTCAGATGCTAGAACTGGTAGAGAATAGAGCCCGGCAAATGGAAACACACTCTCAGTGTTTTCAAGATCTGTCTGAGAACGAAAAGCCTCTAGAAAAGGCAAAGATGGAGTCCTGCCAGCCAGAGAGATCTTCACGTAGACCTCGTCGCCAGCGAACCAGCGAAAGCCGTGATCTGTGCCATATAGCAAATGGTATTGATGACTGCGATGATCAGCCACCTAAAGAAAAAAGATCTAAATCTTCTAAGAAGAAAAAACGCTCCAAAGCCAAACAAGAGAGAGAGGTTTCACCTGTAGAATTTGCAATTGATCCTAATGAACCAACTTACTGCTTATGCAACCAAGTGTCTTACGGCGAAATGATAGGATGTGATAATGAACAGTGTCCTATCGAGTGGTTCCACTTTTCGTGTGTTGGACTCACCTACAAACCAAAGGGGAAATGGTATTGCCCCAAGTGCAGAGGAGACAATGAGAAAACGATGGACAAATGTACTGACAAATCAAAAAAGGATAGAAGATCGAGGTAGTGAAAGCAATTCATGTTTTAAAGAGTTGCtccttttatattaaaatgtttaatttccaGAGAACGCTGTTTTAGGAAATGCATAAGACTATGCAATAATTTTTAATCTATAATATTAATGGAGTATTAAAAGCTGTTATACCTTCTGTGATCTTTAACTTTCTGCACTGAATAACCAAATAATTGAAACAGGGTGGCTTCAGACTTTCACAGAAGACATTACAACATATGGCGCTTGGTTTCAATTTAACCCCATTAGTATTTTAAAGAACCTTGTGAATCTTGAAATAATGGTGGTGGGAAAGATACTGAAGAACTTTTCATGTTATGGGAAAGGCATTGAAAGGCCTCACGTAACTGCTAGAATCTTAACAACTGAATTTGTTCTTTATCCCAGGTCCTAAGTTTTCAGTTT
Encoded proteins:
- the ING2 gene encoding inhibitor of growth protein 2, with the translated sequence MCCWRGGMMLAGPQLVAGPAAPGGERARLLSLYVQDYLECVESLPLDIQRNASLLREMDTQCQEALKEIDDVYEKYKSENDPVQKKRLQQHLQRALINSQELGDEKIQIVTQMLELVENRARQMETHSQCFQDLSENEKPLEKAKMESCQPERSSRRPRRQRTSESRDLCHIANGIDDCDDQPPKEKRSKSSKKKKRSKAKQEREVSPVEFAIDPNEPTYCLCNQVSYGEMIGCDNEQCPIEWFHFSCVGLTYKPKGKWYCPKCRGDNEKTMDKCTDKSKKDRRSR